The nucleotide sequence GAATAGCCAGTAATAGGGTTGCAGGGATTCGTTCTAACAACAAAGAAGAAACCGGCCGAAAATAGACAAAACTCGTTCCAAAATTAAAATGAGTTAAGACCTGGACTAACCATGACCAATATTGAACATACCAGGGTTTATCTAAGCCAAAAAGTTTTGTATATTCTTCAATTACCTGACGAGAGATTTTCGGATTTTGGGCTAAAGTTTGGATAAAATTACCTGGGGCAAGTTGGATAATGAGAAAACTCAGAAAAGAAGCTAACAGCAGCGTTAATAATCCCTGTAAGATTCGTTTAATAATATATAAAAAAGTCTCACTCGAGAGTAAAGCTTGTAATCTCGTCAGAAGAAAACCCGACTGTTGAGAAGTTCCTGATTGGCTTGTTAAAGTCATTTTCTACTTCGGATTTATTTGATTAACTGAAAACTGACTAGGATTCATCTGATTAATGAAAATTATGATTAAGGTCTTCAATCCGAGTCTATTTTAATCATAGTCCATCAGAAAATCAGATGAATCATAATCACTAATACTCAACTAAAGTAATGATCGGTAGGTCAGGAAGTCTTTGACGACCGCCCAACTCTTTCAACTCAATGATAAAAGCAAAACCCAAGACTTCGCAGCCAATTTTATCCAACAACTGCGCTGTTGCTCTAGCGGTTCCTCCCGTCGCCATCAAGTCATCGACAATCAAAACGCGATGATGAGAGGATAAAGCGTCTTGATGAATTTCTAGCTTATCAGAACCGTATTCTAGGTCATATTCAATGGTATGAACCGCCGCCGGCAACTTACCCGGTTTGCGGACAGGAATAAAACCCGCATTAAGTTGATAGGCTAAAGGAACTCCAAATAAAAAACCTCGAGACTCCATTCCCACAACGTAGTCAGGACGGAAATTAGCCTCAATAGATTTTTGAGTTAAAGTATCGATCGTGTAACGTAATCCTTCCGGATGACTCAACAGCGTTGTAATATCACGAAAAACGATACCGGGTTTAGGGAAATCGGGAATATTACGAATGAGTGATTTAATATCCATCGCTTACCGTATAATTAAGACCCTGTGGGATGATGTATATGATCTATATCATGACTTGAATGTAGCGTTTACGCTAGTAATAATCAGCCGCACTGCGGTCAAACCGATACTTTTAGATTAAGGTAGTCTAGAAAGCCGTATTTTAGCAATATAATGTCCGATTCTATTTCTATTATCGATTCCAAACCTACTATTTTAGATGTCCTGCCCAATTTACCGATTTCAGGACAACGTTGTGCCATTCGTCTGCAACAGCAGCTAGATTTAATGCTATTAGCTATCGAAGCCTTAGATTTAGAAGCAACCACTCATATTATCGAAACAGTAACTGAATTAGGCCTCGAGGAAATAATCAACAATCGTATTACTTTATGGCGTTTGCGTTGTTCTAATCCCTGGCGGCGTTCCTACACGCGCTCTGTCCTCACTGTACAACAAGCTAAAGCCCTAGCGATTATTATCAGTCATCGGGCTAAATATTTGAGTGTATCAATTCGACAACTACTGTTAGCCGAACAACAAATGCGAAATAAAGGATTACCTGTAGATAACAATTTTCTCATATCTGAATATCTAGAAAGATTTCGCTCTCATTTCCGCAGCCGCATGAATCCTCGTCGTGCTAAGGTAATGGTGTGTCTAGCGATCGAAGATGAGTTAAATGAACTCGCTTTAGCTCTGCTGAATCAGTTATTATTTTGTACAGGAACTACGGGTATGCAACGATTTTGGATTAGTTTATTTGATGGGGAAGTGGCCTAACATGAATGCTAACATTCTCACTTAACCTAGTAAAAACATAAGCATCAAAAGAACTTCCTAGCTTAGATAAACTTGATCAGTAAAAAATTAATGGTTTGATGGATATGGACGTTAAACGACAGTATAGTTTACCTAACTGCACACTGATATTAGTGGGAAGCAGCGATGACAGCGTTACCGATTTTTCAGGGGAGGGAGTCCCCATTTTATCGGTTTTAAATAGTGCCGAATGTCGCTTTGTGGGAGTCAATACCATCCTACAAGGTGGACGAATTTTTTTTGAAAATTTAGTCAAGGCCGTGAGTGCTTACGCCCAAGAATATTTGAGTGGTGTACATCATCCTGAAGATATTTCTCAACAACAAGATCGCATTCATTTAGAAAAGGCACAAAACAATTTACATCGTTTAATTTGGC is from Gloeothece verrucosa PCC 7822 and encodes:
- a CDS encoding adenine phosphoribosyltransferase; this translates as MDIKSLIRNIPDFPKPGIVFRDITTLLSHPEGLRYTIDTLTQKSIEANFRPDYVVGMESRGFLFGVPLAYQLNAGFIPVRKPGKLPAAVHTIEYDLEYGSDKLEIHQDALSSHHRVLIVDDLMATGGTARATAQLLDKIGCEVLGFAFIIELKELGGRQRLPDLPIITLVEY
- a CDS encoding DUF3038 domain-containing protein; protein product: MSDSISIIDSKPTILDVLPNLPISGQRCAIRLQQQLDLMLLAIEALDLEATTHIIETVTELGLEEIINNRITLWRLRCSNPWRRSYTRSVLTVQQAKALAIIISHRAKYLSVSIRQLLLAEQQMRNKGLPVDNNFLISEYLERFRSHFRSRMNPRRAKVMVCLAIEDELNELALALLNQLLFCTGTTGMQRFWISLFDGEVA